One genomic segment of Nonomuraea coxensis DSM 45129 includes these proteins:
- a CDS encoding TetR/AcrR family transcriptional regulator, with the protein MRNSAEAAQATRERIVATGVLRASADGLHGLTIGSLAGDVGMSKAGVVGPFGSRAALQLAVLARAADLFAAAVVEPGLRAEPGLPRLRAVVERWCDYLESSPFPNGCFITAASCELDARPGELRDLLLATVVRWRAFLREQIVLAQEAGDLAATPGPDDLVATLTGIAMAANQEIQLLADPAAPARARRLMLAALERAPG; encoded by the coding sequence ATGAGGAACTCCGCCGAGGCGGCCCAGGCGACCCGCGAGCGCATCGTCGCCACCGGCGTGCTCAGGGCCTCCGCCGACGGCCTGCACGGGCTGACCATCGGCTCCCTGGCCGGCGACGTCGGCATGAGCAAGGCCGGCGTCGTCGGCCCCTTCGGCTCCCGCGCCGCGCTGCAGCTCGCCGTGCTGGCCAGGGCGGCCGACCTGTTCGCCGCCGCCGTCGTCGAGCCGGGCCTGCGGGCCGAGCCGGGACTGCCGCGCCTGCGCGCGGTCGTCGAGCGCTGGTGCGACTACCTGGAGAGCAGCCCGTTCCCCAACGGGTGCTTCATCACCGCCGCGTCCTGTGAGCTGGACGCCCGGCCGGGCGAGCTGCGCGACCTCCTCCTCGCCACGGTCGTCCGCTGGCGGGCCTTCCTGCGCGAGCAGATCGTGCTCGCGCAGGAGGCGGGCGACCTCGCCGCGACGCCCGGCCCCGACGACCTCGTGGCGACGCTGACGGGCATCGCGATGGCGGCCAACCAGGAGATCCAGCTCCTCGCCGACCCCGCCGCCCCGGCCCGCGCGCGCCGCCTCATGCTGGCGGCCCTGGAGCGCGCGCCGGGTTAG
- a CDS encoding MBL fold metallo-hydrolase yields the protein MRVRWLGWAGAEIESGGHSVVIDLLGRPEGVLEGTPLSAPLPEVVRPRTEGDVLAGLCTHLHRDHTDAGALATALRPDGLVLHPASFGGDDHENLWTLKADRELDGHGLSRRPMGLWETVTIGPFTISAVPAVDTLGDPQVSWAVEAGGKRVLHLGDSMFHGYWWRAAHRFGPFDAVLVPVNGPTVCFPHCLPPSPYPASLDAGQAAVAARLLGARIAVPIHYDGFHVDGFYETRPGELARFQEAAAAETYEVAALKQGEDVTL from the coding sequence ATGCGCGTCCGATGGCTGGGCTGGGCCGGGGCCGAGATCGAGTCCGGGGGCCACAGCGTGGTGATCGACCTGCTCGGCCGTCCCGAGGGGGTGCTGGAGGGCACCCCGCTGTCGGCGCCGCTCCCGGAGGTCGTCCGGCCGCGCACCGAGGGCGACGTGCTCGCCGGGCTGTGCACCCACCTGCACCGGGACCACACCGACGCCGGCGCCCTGGCCACGGCGCTCCGCCCGGACGGGCTGGTGCTGCATCCCGCCTCCTTCGGCGGCGACGACCACGAGAACCTGTGGACGCTCAAGGCCGACCGCGAGCTCGACGGCCACGGGCTGTCCCGGCGTCCCATGGGCCTGTGGGAGACCGTCACGATCGGCCCCTTCACGATCTCGGCCGTGCCGGCCGTCGACACCCTGGGCGATCCGCAGGTGTCGTGGGCCGTCGAGGCGGGCGGCAAGCGGGTGCTGCACCTCGGCGACAGCATGTTCCACGGCTACTGGTGGCGCGCCGCCCACCGGTTCGGGCCGTTCGACGCGGTGCTCGTCCCCGTCAACGGGCCGACCGTGTGCTTCCCGCACTGCCTGCCGCCGAGCCCCTATCCGGCCTCGCTCGACGCCGGCCAGGCCGCCGTGGCCGCGCGCCTGCTCGGAGCGCGGATCGCGGTGCCGATCCACTACGACGGGTTCCACGTCGACGGCTTCTACGAGACCAGGCCCGGCGAGCTGGCCCGCTTCCAGGAGGCGGCCGCCGCCGAGACCTATGAGGTCGCCGCGCTCAAGCAGGGCGAGGACGTCACCCTGTAG
- a CDS encoding ABC transporter ATP-binding protein has protein sequence MKSYLRPYAVRLVFIWLSAIVGIGASIALPLISKQVIDGPVYHKDADALLPLGLLALGVGVVEAMLIWLRRWAQVKPVLGLETAIRDDLYEHLQRLPMRFHGDWQSGQLLSRATTDLSTIRRFLGFGLLFLVMNILQLITVTVLLLNMYWPLGLLVLASAVPIVWTSLRFEKRYIRISRQVQDEQGDLATLVEESALGIRTIKAFGRRHHVYDRFDDAALKVYGTSLAKVRMSARFFSFLEVIPNVTLALVLLLGALAVGGGGLTLGALVAFTTLMLQLVWPIASLGYILAMAQEAMTSADRLMEVMDTVPSIESGTETIEQPRGHLRFEGVGFSFPGADRPVLRDVRLEVRPGETVAIVGPTGAGKTTLTALVPRLLDPTEGRVTIDGHDVRDLDLTALRTVVATAFEEPTLFSMSVRENLMLGRPDATEEELAEAIRTAQAMFVHDLPWGLDTRIGEQGLSLSGGQRQRLALARAVLSRPRILVLDDTLSALDVETEALVEEALRHVLRDATGIVVAHRASTVLLADKVALLRDGTITHIGQHHELLAEVPEYRELLAQDADLDDASEGALR, from the coding sequence ATGAAGTCCTACCTCCGCCCCTACGCCGTCAGACTGGTCTTCATCTGGCTGTCGGCGATCGTCGGCATAGGCGCGAGCATCGCCCTCCCCCTGATCAGCAAGCAGGTCATCGACGGCCCCGTCTACCACAAGGACGCCGACGCGCTGCTCCCCCTCGGGCTGCTCGCGCTCGGCGTCGGCGTGGTCGAGGCCATGCTGATCTGGCTGCGCAGGTGGGCCCAGGTGAAACCGGTGCTCGGCCTGGAGACCGCCATCCGCGACGACCTCTACGAGCACCTGCAACGCCTGCCCATGCGCTTCCACGGCGACTGGCAGTCCGGCCAGCTGCTGTCGCGGGCGACCACGGACCTGTCGACCATCCGCCGCTTCCTCGGCTTCGGCCTGCTGTTCCTGGTCATGAACATCCTGCAGCTCATCACCGTCACCGTGCTGCTGCTCAACATGTACTGGCCGCTCGGGCTGCTGGTGCTGGCCTCGGCCGTGCCCATCGTGTGGACGTCGCTGCGCTTCGAGAAGCGTTACATCCGCATCTCCCGCCAGGTGCAGGACGAGCAGGGCGACCTCGCCACGCTCGTGGAGGAGTCCGCGCTCGGCATCCGCACCATCAAGGCCTTCGGCCGCCGCCACCACGTCTACGACCGCTTCGACGACGCCGCGCTCAAGGTGTACGGCACCTCGCTGGCCAAGGTGCGCATGTCGGCCCGTTTCTTCTCCTTCCTGGAGGTGATCCCCAACGTCACGCTCGCCCTGGTGCTGCTGCTCGGCGCGCTCGCGGTCGGCGGGGGCGGGCTGACGCTGGGCGCGCTGGTCGCCTTCACCACGCTGATGCTGCAGCTCGTGTGGCCGATCGCGAGCCTCGGCTACATCCTGGCCATGGCCCAGGAGGCGATGACCTCGGCCGACCGCCTCATGGAGGTCATGGACACCGTCCCGTCCATCGAGAGCGGCACCGAGACCATCGAGCAGCCCCGCGGCCACCTGCGTTTCGAGGGCGTCGGGTTCAGCTTCCCCGGCGCGGACCGGCCGGTGCTGCGCGACGTGCGGCTGGAGGTGCGGCCCGGCGAGACGGTGGCGATCGTGGGCCCCACCGGCGCGGGCAAGACCACGCTGACGGCGCTGGTGCCCCGCCTGCTCGACCCGACCGAGGGCCGCGTCACGATCGACGGGCACGACGTGCGCGACCTCGACCTCACCGCCCTGCGCACGGTGGTGGCCACGGCGTTCGAGGAGCCGACGCTGTTCTCGATGAGCGTGCGCGAGAACCTCATGCTGGGCCGGCCCGACGCCACCGAGGAGGAGCTGGCCGAGGCGATCCGCACCGCGCAGGCCATGTTCGTCCACGACCTGCCGTGGGGGCTCGACACCCGCATCGGCGAGCAGGGCCTGTCCCTGTCCGGCGGCCAGCGCCAGCGGCTCGCCCTCGCCCGCGCCGTGCTCAGCAGGCCGCGCATCCTCGTGCTCGACGACACGCTGTCCGCGCTCGACGTGGAGACCGAGGCGCTGGTGGAGGAGGCGCTGCGGCACGTGCTGCGCGACGCGACCGGCATCGTGGTCGCCCACCGCGCCTCCACCGTGCTGCTGGCCGACAAGGTGGCGCTGCTGCGCGACGGCACGATCACGCACATCGGGCAGCACCACGAGCTGCTGGCCGAGGTGCCCGAGTACCGCGAGCTGCTGGCCCAGGACGCCGACCTCGACGACGCCTCGGAAGGAGCGCTGCGATGA
- a CDS encoding ABC transporter ATP-binding protein, with translation MSATTEPSRTSWRGVASEDQDALPDKVSVLLRDRSRRLLGALLRPYRKRIAVLVATIVVSSAAGLSIPFLVSIGIDEGIPPLARGDGATVLLTVVGVILAAALVQAVTRQAFLNMSGRIGQSILLELRRRVFDHFQRLSLSFHEQYTSGRVISRLTSDIENIAELLQSGFDALVRALLTMIGTAVLLLVLDAHLGLMALVPLPLLLLFTRWFRRQSAIVYRRTRETVALVIVHFVESMTGIRAVQAFRREPRNQEIFQQLNDDYRDANAGGMKLGATFMTGIRLVGNLTVGGVLLYGGYLALHDEVKVGVLAAFLLYLRQFYEPMQEVSQFYNTLQSASAALEKLSGVLEEEPSVPEPRDPQPLPQGRARGRIRFEHVRFAYVEEMPILPDLDLTVPAGQTVALVGSTGAGKTTLAKLISRFYDPTEGRVLLDGVDLRTLDEPTLRGAVVMVTQENFLFSGTVADNIRFGRPGASDREVREAAKAIGAHEFVAGLPDGYDTEVGKRGGRMSAGQRQLVAFARAFLADPAVLILDEATSSLDVPSERLVQRALRTILADRTALIIAHRLSTVEIADRVLVMERGEIVEDGPPDRLIAAAGRFAGLHQAWLDSLS, from the coding sequence ATGAGCGCCACCACCGAGCCCTCCCGGACGTCCTGGCGCGGGGTCGCCTCCGAGGACCAGGACGCGCTGCCGGACAAGGTCTCCGTCCTGCTGCGCGACCGGTCGCGGCGGCTGCTCGGCGCGCTGCTGCGGCCCTACCGCAAGCGGATCGCGGTGCTCGTGGCCACCATCGTGGTCTCCAGCGCGGCCGGGCTGTCGATCCCGTTCCTGGTCTCGATCGGCATCGACGAGGGCATCCCGCCGCTCGCCCGCGGCGACGGCGCGACCGTCCTGCTGACCGTGGTCGGGGTGATCCTGGCCGCCGCCCTCGTGCAGGCGGTGACCAGGCAGGCGTTCCTCAACATGTCGGGCCGGATCGGCCAGAGCATCCTGCTGGAGCTGCGCCGCCGGGTCTTCGACCACTTCCAGCGCCTGTCGCTGAGCTTCCACGAGCAGTACACCTCGGGCCGGGTCATCTCGCGGCTCACCTCGGACATCGAGAACATCGCCGAGCTGCTGCAGTCGGGCTTCGACGCCCTCGTACGGGCCCTGCTGACCATGATCGGCACGGCCGTGCTGCTGCTGGTGCTGGACGCGCACCTCGGCCTGATGGCGCTCGTCCCGCTGCCGTTGCTGCTGCTGTTCACCCGCTGGTTCCGCCGGCAGTCGGCCATCGTCTACCGGCGCACCCGTGAGACGGTCGCCCTGGTGATCGTTCACTTCGTGGAGTCGATGACCGGCATCCGCGCGGTGCAGGCCTTCCGCAGGGAGCCGCGCAACCAGGAGATCTTCCAGCAACTCAACGACGACTACCGGGACGCCAACGCCGGCGGCATGAAGCTCGGCGCGACGTTCATGACCGGCATCAGGCTGGTCGGCAACCTCACGGTCGGCGGGGTGCTGCTCTACGGCGGCTACCTGGCGCTGCACGACGAGGTCAAGGTCGGCGTGCTCGCCGCGTTCCTGCTCTACCTGCGCCAGTTCTACGAGCCGATGCAGGAGGTCAGCCAGTTCTACAACACGCTGCAGTCGGCGAGCGCCGCGCTGGAGAAGCTGTCGGGCGTGCTGGAGGAGGAGCCGTCGGTGCCCGAGCCGCGCGATCCGCAGCCGCTGCCGCAGGGCCGGGCGCGCGGCAGGATCCGCTTCGAGCACGTCAGGTTCGCCTACGTCGAGGAGATGCCGATCCTGCCGGACCTCGACCTGACGGTCCCGGCCGGGCAGACGGTGGCGCTGGTCGGCTCGACGGGCGCGGGCAAGACGACGCTCGCCAAGCTGATCTCCCGCTTCTACGACCCGACCGAGGGCCGGGTGCTGCTCGACGGCGTGGACCTGCGCACGCTGGACGAGCCGACGCTGCGCGGAGCCGTGGTCATGGTCACGCAGGAGAACTTCCTGTTCAGCGGCACGGTCGCGGACAACATCAGGTTCGGCCGGCCGGGGGCCTCCGACCGGGAGGTGCGCGAGGCCGCCAAGGCGATCGGCGCGCACGAGTTCGTGGCGGGCCTGCCCGACGGCTACGACACCGAGGTGGGCAAGCGGGGCGGCCGGATGTCCGCGGGGCAGCGGCAGCTCGTCGCGTTCGCGCGGGCGTTCCTGGCCGACCCCGCGGTGCTCATCCTCGACGAGGCGACCTCCAGCCTCGACGTGCCCAGCGAGCGGCTGGTGCAGCGCGCGTTGCGGACAATCCTGGCCGACCGTACGGCGCTGATCATCGCGCACCGGCTGTCGACCGTCGAGATCGCCGACCGGGTGCTGGTCATGGAGCGCGGCGAGATCGTCGAGGACGGTCCGCCGGACCGGCTCATCGCCGCCGCGGGCCGGTTCGCCGGCCTGCACCAGGCGTGGCTGGACAGTCTGAGCTGA
- a CDS encoding DUF202 domain-containing protein — MGAAPEEEVWDSGLQSERTRLAWVRTAVLLATGGLGAAGLALRHDLPVPAGVVFAMASFCGGLLLIRTRARYRRVQAALHGGRPLDHGADVLVAWLGTLCVVTGAIVFVWSQAL, encoded by the coding sequence ATGGGAGCGGCCCCGGAGGAGGAGGTCTGGGACAGCGGCCTGCAGAGCGAGCGGACCCGGCTGGCCTGGGTGCGCACGGCGGTGCTGCTGGCCACCGGAGGGCTCGGCGCGGCCGGGCTGGCGCTGCGCCACGACCTGCCGGTCCCCGCGGGGGTGGTGTTCGCGATGGCCTCGTTCTGCGGCGGTCTGCTGCTCATCAGGACGCGCGCCCGCTACCGCCGGGTGCAGGCGGCGCTGCACGGCGGCCGGCCTCTCGACCACGGCGCGGACGTGCTGGTCGCCTGGCTCGGCACGCTCTGCGTGGTCACGGGGGCGATCGTCTTCGTCTGGTCGCAGGCGCTCTGA
- a CDS encoding YidH family protein — MEPDPRFTLANERTFLTWLSTALALSAGGVAMAALPSDVFVPWIRTTLAVVLVALSALAAGMAYPRWRHIQRALRAQAPLPPPALAAVFGYGVALVAVIALVLVILAA, encoded by the coding sequence ATGGAACCCGACCCGCGTTTCACCTTGGCCAACGAACGGACCTTCCTCACCTGGCTGAGCACGGCGCTGGCGCTCAGCGCGGGCGGGGTGGCCATGGCGGCGCTGCCTTCCGACGTCTTCGTGCCGTGGATCCGCACGACGCTGGCCGTCGTGCTCGTCGCGCTCTCGGCGCTGGCCGCGGGCATGGCCTATCCCCGCTGGCGCCACATCCAGCGCGCCCTGCGCGCGCAGGCGCCGCTGCCGCCGCCCGCGCTCGCCGCCGTGTTCGGCTACGGCGTGGCGCTGGTGGCGGTCATCGCGCTCGTCCTCGTCATCCTCGCGGCCTGA
- the bla gene encoding class A beta-lactamase, producing the protein MRHTSASRLAAALAATFLAGSAVGTGTATASTTEAAVSQVKGGQAQVTKELRALEKSYKGRIGAYAIDTATGRTVGYRSGERFPLLSTFKAPVCAAALHKASTTSPGLMDKVVKWTKADLKPHSPTTEKHVEDGLTVAQLCEATITLSDNTAGNMVLKQVGGPAGLTRYFRSLKDPVSRLDRWETELNDWTAKERRDTTTPAAISRDLRLLTWGDALNAQDRRRLNGWLRANQTGDARIRAGLPKSWTIGDKTGTNAEIGGANDIAVIWPDKGSAPIIMAVYTTRSTPSVDDKVLAKTATVLARGLGKL; encoded by the coding sequence ATGCGACACACCTCCGCCAGCCGCCTCGCCGCCGCCCTCGCGGCCACGTTCCTCGCCGGGAGCGCCGTGGGGACGGGGACGGCCACGGCCTCGACGACGGAGGCCGCCGTCTCGCAGGTCAAGGGCGGGCAGGCTCAGGTGACGAAGGAACTGCGGGCGCTGGAGAAGTCCTACAAGGGACGGATCGGGGCGTACGCGATCGACACCGCCACCGGACGGACGGTCGGCTACCGCTCCGGCGAGCGGTTCCCGCTGCTGTCCACGTTCAAGGCGCCCGTCTGCGCGGCGGCGCTGCACAAGGCCAGCACGACCTCGCCCGGACTGATGGACAAGGTCGTCAAGTGGACGAAGGCCGACCTCAAGCCCCACTCGCCGACGACGGAGAAGCACGTCGAGGACGGCCTGACCGTCGCCCAGCTCTGCGAGGCGACCATCACCCTCAGCGACAACACCGCGGGCAACATGGTGCTCAAGCAGGTCGGCGGCCCGGCCGGCCTCACCCGCTACTTCCGGTCGCTGAAGGACCCGGTCTCGCGGCTCGACCGGTGGGAGACCGAGCTCAACGACTGGACCGCCAAGGAGCGGCGGGACACCACCACGCCCGCCGCCATCTCCCGCGACCTGCGCCTGCTCACCTGGGGCGACGCGCTGAACGCCCAGGACCGGCGACGGCTCAACGGCTGGCTGCGCGCCAACCAGACCGGCGACGCGCGCATCCGCGCCGGCCTGCCCAAGAGCTGGACGATCGGCGACAAGACCGGCACCAACGCCGAGATCGGCGGGGCCAACGACATCGCCGTCATCTGGCCGGACAAGGGGTCCGCGCCGATCATCATGGCCGTCTACACCACCCGGTCGACGCCCTCGGTGGACGACAAGGTGCTCGCGAAGACCGCGACCGTGCTCGCCCGCGGACTCGGCAAGCTCTGA
- a CDS encoding transglycosylase domain-containing protein, which translates to MAGRGTKIVRLAAAGAAAGVLVAGITVPAVGGAGFGLVAAADEVDLKPVDLVEPPPAEVTIVRDAKGREIARFYEEYREVVGFDAIAEVMKTAIVAIEDYRFYEHGAIDVEGTLRALATNLAAGKVAQGGSSITQQYVKQVLLNSAGTDAEREAALEASYARKLNELRYAMGVEKKYTKDQILEKYLNIAYFGAGAYGVEAAARRFFGVHAARLTLPQAATLAGAVQDPNATDPNLGAGHRARLLKRRNVVLDRMAELGKITQAAADRAKRTKLGYKGTKLPGGCEASKYPYFCLYVRQEILNNPDFGRTAKARLATLNRGGLTIRTTLDPVKQAAAERAIRAYVHASDHPVAAEALVRPGTGAIEAMAASRPYGNRAARHEISYNVVADAAHGGGTGFQAGSTFKTFTLISALKQGMKVDDGFTVGAGYRAPSYATFKNCAGKNIGDPTHTVTNDEGSPGWKTLRTGTWGSVNTFFMELERRAGLCETVTTAKSLGIRRADGRPLQEYETFTLGINEMDPVTVATAYAAIAARGTYCAPMAITAITDRNGKTTRYRPKCREALEPAIADATADVLSGVFTEGTMRGVGGIGRDAAGKTGTTDGYAAAWFAGFTPDLAAAVSIGDPRGSQRHKLVGVTIGGRSYGVVAGASLPGPIWKATMIGALKNVPPTSFTPIDRARFEGCAAHCRPDDDAGPEPEETPAEDRPQGR; encoded by the coding sequence ATGGCGGGCCGGGGGACGAAGATCGTGCGCCTGGCCGCCGCGGGGGCCGCGGCGGGCGTGCTCGTGGCCGGGATCACCGTCCCGGCCGTGGGCGGGGCCGGGTTCGGGCTGGTGGCGGCGGCCGACGAGGTGGACCTCAAACCGGTCGACCTGGTCGAGCCGCCGCCCGCCGAGGTCACGATCGTGCGGGACGCGAAGGGCCGCGAGATCGCGCGCTTCTACGAGGAGTACCGCGAGGTGGTCGGGTTCGACGCCATCGCGGAGGTCATGAAGACGGCCATCGTGGCGATCGAGGACTACCGCTTCTACGAGCACGGCGCCATCGACGTCGAGGGCACGCTGCGCGCGCTCGCCACGAACCTGGCGGCGGGCAAGGTCGCGCAGGGCGGTTCGAGCATCACCCAGCAGTACGTCAAGCAGGTGCTGCTCAACTCCGCCGGCACGGACGCCGAGCGTGAGGCCGCCCTGGAGGCCAGTTACGCGCGCAAGCTGAACGAGCTGCGGTACGCGATGGGCGTCGAGAAGAAATACACCAAGGACCAGATCCTGGAGAAATATCTGAACATCGCGTACTTCGGCGCCGGTGCGTACGGCGTCGAGGCGGCGGCCAGGCGCTTCTTCGGCGTCCACGCCGCCCGGCTGACGCTGCCGCAGGCCGCCACGCTGGCCGGCGCCGTCCAGGACCCGAACGCGACCGACCCCAACCTGGGCGCCGGGCACCGCGCCCGCCTGCTGAAGCGGCGCAACGTGGTCCTCGACCGGATGGCGGAGCTGGGGAAGATCACGCAGGCGGCGGCCGACCGGGCCAAGCGCACCAAGCTCGGCTACAAGGGCACGAAGCTTCCCGGAGGCTGCGAAGCCAGCAAATATCCTTATTTCTGCTTGTACGTACGGCAGGAGATCCTCAACAATCCCGACTTCGGCCGGACCGCCAAGGCCCGCCTCGCCACCCTGAACCGCGGCGGCCTCACCATCAGGACGACCCTCGACCCGGTCAAGCAGGCGGCCGCCGAGCGGGCGATCCGCGCGTACGTCCACGCCTCCGACCACCCGGTGGCCGCCGAGGCCCTGGTCCGGCCGGGCACCGGGGCGATCGAGGCGATGGCGGCCAGCCGCCCGTACGGCAACCGCGCGGCCCGCCACGAGATCTCCTACAACGTGGTCGCCGACGCGGCGCACGGCGGCGGGACCGGTTTCCAGGCGGGCTCGACGTTCAAGACGTTCACCCTGATCAGCGCGCTGAAGCAGGGCATGAAGGTGGACGACGGGTTCACCGTGGGCGCGGGCTACCGCGCGCCGTCGTACGCGACGTTCAAGAACTGCGCGGGCAAGAACATCGGCGACCCGACCCACACGGTCACCAACGACGAGGGCTCCCCCGGCTGGAAGACCCTCAGGACGGGCACGTGGGGGTCGGTGAACACGTTCTTCATGGAGCTGGAGCGCCGGGCCGGCCTCTGCGAGACGGTGACCACGGCCAAGTCGCTCGGCATCCGCCGGGCGGACGGACGCCCGCTCCAGGAGTACGAGACGTTCACGCTCGGCATCAACGAGATGGACCCGGTCACCGTGGCCACCGCGTACGCGGCGATCGCGGCCCGCGGCACGTACTGCGCGCCGATGGCCATCACCGCCATCACCGACCGGAACGGCAAGACCACCCGCTATCGCCCGAAGTGCCGCGAAGCCCTCGAACCGGCGATCGCGGACGCCACGGCCGACGTGCTGTCCGGCGTGTTCACCGAGGGCACGATGCGCGGCGTCGGCGGCATCGGCCGGGACGCGGCCGGCAAGACCGGCACCACCGACGGCTACGCGGCCGCCTGGTTCGCCGGCTTCACGCCCGACCTGGCGGCGGCGGTGAGCATCGGGGACCCGCGGGGCTCGCAGCGGCACAAGCTGGTGGGAGTGACGATCGGCGGGCGCTCCTACGGGGTCGTCGCGGGGGCCAGCCTCCCCGGGCCGATCTGGAAGGCGACGATGATCGGGGCGTTGAAGAACGTCCCCCCGACGTCCTTCACCCCGATCGACCGGGCCCGCTTCGAAGGCTGCGCCGCCCACTGCCGCCCCGATGACGACGCCGGTCCCGAGCCGGAGGAGACGCCTGCGGAAGATCGGCCACAAGGGCGATGA
- a CDS encoding UBP-type zinc finger domain-containing protein, which produces MAMCEHLSQSGDPAARTPEGCEECLAAGGRWVHLRRCLECGHIGCCDSSPGKHATAHFHDTRHPVVQSFERGENWRWCYLDDQMG; this is translated from the coding sequence ATGGCTATGTGCGAGCATCTTTCCCAGTCCGGCGACCCGGCGGCGCGCACCCCAGAAGGCTGCGAGGAGTGCCTGGCGGCGGGCGGCCGGTGGGTGCATCTGCGGCGCTGCCTGGAGTGCGGCCACATCGGCTGCTGCGACTCCTCGCCGGGCAAGCACGCCACCGCCCACTTCCACGACACCAGGCATCCGGTGGTGCAGTCGTTCGAGCGGGGCGAGAACTGGCGCTGGTGCTACCTGGACGACCAGATGGGCTGA
- a CDS encoding Na+/H+ antiporter translates to MSPILGLQLLLVAGGAIAVAAVARRKGWPAPLLLVAAGLLASPLVPAVPLDPELVLYVFLPPLLYSAALDSSYLRLRDARRAVGLLSIGLVLFTAAVVGFVVHLLLPGLPLPLAFALGAIIAPPDAVAAVAVGRRLGLPRRTLTLLIGESLFNDATALTAYRVAIGAFLGGTVELLHSVGAFVLAAAGGVAIGLGLALVFAWLFTLTRDSLVENTLTLLIPFAAYLAAESVHASGVIAVVIVGLHLGSRMHLRGFGTRLVSDAVWKVTAFFLETIVFALIGLQLVTVIRGISGYGPWEVAGYAAAVLAATILTRFVWVFAASFLLKVVRRGGPQAPGRQQSVLLGWAGMRGVVSLAAAFAIPPEVPPRERAMLLFLTFTTVIGTLLIQGTTFPALIRRLGVSSEQERYEDRLAEAAAQQAALEAGLAELDRLVAEQGHEPDEIQKQVIDQLREKSWRRSLTAWERLGGGTGPGGSETPSALYRRLRRAMLQAERQVFVRLRDERRLDDEVLREVMAQLDFEEAILER, encoded by the coding sequence ATGAGTCCCATCCTGGGCCTGCAACTGCTGCTGGTGGCGGGCGGCGCGATCGCCGTCGCCGCGGTCGCCAGGCGCAAGGGCTGGCCCGCGCCCCTGCTGCTGGTGGCGGCCGGGCTGCTGGCGTCCCCGCTGGTGCCCGCCGTGCCGCTCGACCCGGAGCTGGTCCTCTACGTCTTCCTGCCGCCGCTGCTCTACTCCGCCGCCCTCGACAGCTCCTACCTGCGCCTGCGCGACGCCAGGCGGGCGGTGGGGCTGCTGTCGATCGGGCTGGTGCTGTTCACCGCGGCCGTGGTGGGCTTCGTCGTGCACCTGCTGCTGCCCGGCCTGCCGCTGCCGCTGGCGTTCGCGCTGGGCGCCATCATCGCGCCGCCCGACGCGGTGGCCGCCGTGGCGGTCGGTCGGCGGCTCGGGCTGCCGCGCCGCACGCTGACCCTGCTCATCGGCGAGAGCCTGTTCAACGACGCCACCGCGCTGACGGCCTACCGGGTGGCGATCGGCGCGTTCCTGGGCGGCACGGTCGAGCTGCTGCACAGCGTCGGCGCGTTCGTGCTGGCGGCGGCCGGCGGCGTGGCGATCGGGCTGGGGCTGGCCCTGGTGTTCGCCTGGCTGTTCACGCTGACCCGCGACTCGCTGGTCGAGAACACGCTCACGCTGCTCATCCCGTTCGCCGCCTATCTCGCGGCGGAGTCGGTGCACGCCTCCGGCGTGATCGCGGTGGTCATCGTCGGCCTCCACCTCGGCTCCCGCATGCACCTGCGCGGGTTCGGCACGCGGCTGGTGTCCGACGCGGTGTGGAAGGTCACCGCCTTCTTCCTTGAGACGATCGTGTTCGCGCTGATCGGGTTGCAGCTCGTCACCGTGATCCGCGGCATCTCGGGCTACGGCCCGTGGGAGGTGGCGGGCTACGCCGCCGCGGTGCTCGCCGCGACCATCCTGACCAGGTTCGTGTGGGTGTTCGCGGCCTCGTTCCTGCTCAAGGTGGTGCGGAGGGGCGGTCCGCAGGCGCCCGGCAGGCAGCAGAGCGTCCTGCTGGGCTGGGCGGGCATGCGCGGCGTGGTGTCGCTGGCGGCGGCCTTCGCCATCCCGCCCGAGGTGCCGCCGCGCGAGCGGGCGATGCTGCTGTTCCTGACGTTCACCACCGTCATCGGCACGCTGCTCATCCAGGGCACCACGTTCCCCGCGCTGATCAGGCGGCTCGGCGTGTCCAGCGAACAGGAGCGCTACGAGGACCGGCTGGCCGAGGCGGCGGCCCAGCAGGCGGCGCTGGAGGCGGGTCTCGCCGAGCTCGACCGGCTGGTGGCCGAGCAGGGGCACGAGCCCGACGAGATCCAGAAGCAGGTCATCGACCAGCTCAGGGAGAAGTCGTGGCGGCGCTCGCTCACCGCCTGGGAGCGGCTGGGCGGCGGCACCGGGCCGGGCGGCTCGGAGACGCCGAGCGCGCTCTACCGGCGGCTGCGCCGCGCCATGCTGCAGGCCGAGCGCCAGGTGTTCGTCCGGCTGCGCGACGAGCGGCGCCTCGACGACGAGGTGCTGCGTGAGGTGATGGCCCAGCTCGACTTCGAGGAGGCCATCCTGGAGCGCTGA